One Paracidovorax avenae ATCC 19860 genomic region harbors:
- a CDS encoding imelysin family protein produces MTTIPFHTTALASLLAIAALGATAPASAQAPGGAGTDVAQAGGKQATSATPAAVAAHYAVLVHANYEDTLNAARTMQAAIKAFTARPSAETLAEARKTWLAAREFYGQTEAFRFYGGPIDDDKGPEGQLNAWPMDESYVDSVEGRPDSGLVNDRKFAITKKNLAAQNERGGEENVATGWHAIEFFLWGQDLSETGPGDRNFEDFVDGKGRNADRRRQYLNVVTDLLIDDLASLVKAWDPKTPNNYRAKFVKGGQESVRKMLVGLGSLSRGELAGERLEVALNSQDQEDEHSCFSDNTHRDAVTNALGIRNVWLGEYRRADGSLVQGASLRDLVAAKDAALADRTTQQIAASVKAAEGIQAPFDREIIGGKDAPGRLRIQKTIDSLTQQSKDLVEAANAIGITKLTLVQP; encoded by the coding sequence ATGACCACCATCCCGTTCCACACCACCGCCCTCGCCAGCCTGCTGGCGATCGCCGCGCTCGGCGCCACGGCTCCCGCCAGCGCCCAGGCGCCGGGTGGCGCCGGTACGGATGTGGCGCAGGCGGGCGGGAAGCAGGCTACTTCCGCCACCCCCGCCGCCGTGGCGGCGCACTACGCCGTGCTGGTGCACGCGAACTACGAGGACACGCTGAATGCCGCCAGGACGATGCAGGCCGCCATCAAGGCCTTCACCGCAAGGCCGTCGGCGGAGACCCTGGCCGAGGCGCGCAAGACCTGGCTGGCCGCGCGCGAGTTCTACGGGCAGACCGAGGCGTTCCGCTTCTACGGCGGCCCCATCGACGACGACAAGGGCCCCGAAGGCCAGCTCAACGCCTGGCCCATGGACGAATCCTACGTGGACAGCGTGGAAGGCAGGCCCGATTCCGGCCTGGTGAATGACCGCAAGTTCGCCATCACCAAGAAGAATCTGGCCGCGCAGAACGAGCGCGGCGGCGAGGAGAACGTCGCCACGGGCTGGCACGCCATCGAGTTCTTCCTGTGGGGGCAGGACCTGTCCGAGACCGGCCCGGGGGACCGCAATTTCGAGGACTTCGTGGACGGCAAGGGCCGCAATGCCGACCGCCGCCGCCAGTACCTGAACGTGGTCACCGACCTGCTCATCGACGACCTGGCTTCGCTCGTCAAGGCCTGGGACCCGAAAACGCCGAACAACTACCGCGCGAAGTTCGTGAAGGGCGGCCAGGAATCGGTGCGCAAGATGCTGGTGGGCCTGGGCTCGCTGTCCCGCGGCGAACTGGCCGGAGAGCGGCTGGAAGTGGCCCTCAACAGCCAGGACCAGGAGGACGAGCACTCCTGCTTCTCCGACAACACCCACCGGGACGCCGTGACCAATGCCCTGGGCATCCGGAACGTCTGGCTCGGCGAGTACCGGCGTGCCGACGGCAGCCTGGTGCAGGGTGCTTCGCTGCGGGACCTCGTCGCCGCGAAGGACGCCGCGCTGGCCGACCGGACCACGCAGCAGATCGCCGCCTCCGTGAAGGCCGCCGAGGGCATCCAGGCCCCCTTCGACCGCGAGATCATCGGCGGCAAGGACGCCCCGGGCCGCCTGCGCATCCAGAAGACCATCGACAGCCTCACGCAGCAGAGCAAGGATCTCGTGGAGGCCGCCAACGCCATCGGCATCACCAAGCTGACCCTCGTGCAACCGTGA
- a CDS encoding di-heme oxidoredictase family protein: protein MTPPQTAPGRQRALWPAVTLAGSGLAAAGALLLAGGAAAGDPPDPLGEKTGGDTTVYATGRNAFSFPAANLEDAERTRFVIGNSFFKRNWVEAGASTKARDGLGPHFIARSCGGCHVQDGRGEPPEIFNRLGETRDPIVSLLIRLSIPGTDPHGGPNPEPVYGDQLNTAAVQGVKPEGTVTLRYETVKGSFADGTPYTLLKPHYGVRDLGYGPLHAGTMLSPRIAPQVIGVGLLEAIDEADILANAADQTAAPGPVKGRPNHVWDAPSGRKMLGRFGWKANVATLAHQTGGAFVGDMGITSRHFPSEHCTTTQVDCGAAPSGRSAGARGQEGVEIDDKTFDDVVFYQATLAPPARRDVNDATVLRGQALFAQAQCAACHRPSYVTKEGPFPRLTSKALSGQRIWPYTDLLLHDMGEGLADGRPDFLASGRQWRTPPLWGIGLIKDVNGHTRLLHDGRARGVLEAILWHGGEAEEAKQNVLKMDKAERDALVRFVESL from the coding sequence ATGACCCCTCCGCAGACTGCGCCAGGGCGGCAGCGCGCGCTCTGGCCGGCCGTTACCCTGGCAGGCTCCGGCCTGGCCGCCGCGGGTGCCCTGCTGCTGGCCGGCGGCGCCGCGGCCGGCGACCCGCCCGACCCGCTCGGGGAGAAGACCGGCGGCGACACCACGGTCTATGCCACCGGCCGCAATGCCTTCTCGTTCCCTGCAGCCAACCTGGAGGACGCGGAACGCACGCGCTTCGTGATCGGCAATTCGTTCTTCAAGCGCAACTGGGTGGAAGCCGGCGCCTCGACCAAGGCGCGCGACGGCCTGGGCCCGCATTTCATCGCGCGCTCCTGCGGCGGCTGCCACGTGCAGGATGGCCGCGGCGAGCCGCCGGAGATATTCAACCGCCTGGGCGAAACGCGGGACCCGATCGTCTCGCTGCTCATCCGCCTGTCGATTCCCGGCACCGACCCGCACGGCGGCCCCAACCCGGAGCCGGTGTATGGCGACCAGCTCAACACGGCGGCCGTGCAGGGCGTGAAGCCCGAGGGCACGGTCACGCTGCGCTACGAGACCGTCAAGGGCAGCTTCGCCGACGGCACGCCCTACACCCTGCTGAAGCCGCACTACGGCGTGCGCGACCTGGGCTACGGGCCGCTGCATGCCGGCACCATGCTCAGCCCGCGCATCGCGCCGCAGGTCATCGGCGTGGGGCTGCTGGAGGCAATCGACGAGGCCGACATCCTCGCCAACGCGGCCGACCAGACGGCCGCGCCCGGCCCGGTCAAGGGACGGCCCAACCATGTCTGGGATGCACCGTCGGGCCGCAAGATGCTGGGCCGCTTCGGCTGGAAGGCCAACGTGGCCACCCTCGCGCACCAGACGGGTGGTGCCTTCGTCGGTGACATGGGCATCACCTCCCGGCACTTTCCGAGCGAGCACTGCACCACCACGCAGGTGGACTGCGGCGCAGCGCCCAGCGGCCGCAGCGCGGGCGCGCGCGGCCAGGAAGGCGTGGAGATCGACGACAAGACCTTCGACGACGTGGTCTTCTACCAGGCCACGCTGGCCCCGCCCGCGCGCCGCGACGTGAACGACGCCACCGTGCTGCGCGGCCAGGCGCTGTTCGCCCAGGCCCAGTGCGCCGCCTGCCACCGCCCGAGCTACGTCACGAAGGAAGGCCCGTTTCCCCGGCTGACCAGCAAGGCCCTGTCGGGCCAGCGGATCTGGCCCTACACCGATCTGCTGCTGCACGACATGGGCGAGGGCCTGGCCGACGGGCGGCCCGACTTCCTGGCCAGCGGCCGGCAGTGGCGCACGCCGCCGCTATGGGGCATCGGGCTCATCAAGGACGTGAACGGCCACACCCGGCTGCTGCACGACGGCCGCGCGCGCGGCGTGCTGGAGGCCATCCTCTGGCACGGCGGCGAGGCGGAAGAAGCGAAGCAGAACGTGCTGAAGATGGACAAGGCCGAGCGCGATGCGCTGGTCCGATTCGTGGAGTCCCTATGA
- a CDS encoding imelysin family protein produces the protein MTASLELLTALRRRGAPALWAAGAALLSAGAQAQAPVDWRHDAVPFYDTTHALQGLYTHWGLPRATEFAQASGALPPALRALCSAAPDGSSAALAGARQAWQRAMLAWESLSAVAVGPVVARRAQRQIDFMPTRPQLIERAIKAQPQGATAFERVGTPAKGLPALEWLLWTQPAQPASPACSYAVEVALDVEREAVAQQAAFSEASQTDWAAEDQQERSAQAMGEFINQWVGGIERLRWAHMEKPLRAAQGTRAPDYPRAASGQAGAAWKAEWAALRALTVQADGTPPVQPGQGAVPLETYLRGRGLNPLADRLREVALRIDAAMAAVAGPDAAAADGPRVLQAAKELSALKRLAEADVAPALQVSIGFSDADGD, from the coding sequence ATGACCGCATCCCTCGAACTTCTTACCGCCCTGCGCCGCCGTGGCGCGCCGGCCCTGTGGGCCGCGGGTGCCGCGCTGCTGTCAGCGGGCGCGCAGGCCCAGGCCCCGGTCGACTGGCGCCACGATGCCGTGCCGTTCTACGACACCACGCACGCGCTGCAGGGGCTCTACACCCACTGGGGCCTGCCGCGCGCCACGGAGTTCGCCCAGGCATCGGGCGCCCTGCCCCCGGCGCTGCGCGCGCTCTGCTCCGCCGCGCCCGACGGCTCGTCCGCAGCGCTGGCCGGCGCGCGCCAGGCGTGGCAGCGCGCCATGCTGGCCTGGGAGAGTCTCTCCGCCGTGGCCGTCGGCCCGGTGGTGGCGCGCCGCGCACAGCGCCAGATCGACTTCATGCCCACGCGCCCGCAGCTCATCGAGCGCGCGATCAAGGCGCAGCCGCAGGGCGCCACGGCCTTCGAGCGCGTGGGCACGCCGGCCAAGGGCCTGCCTGCGCTCGAATGGCTGCTGTGGACCCAGCCGGCGCAGCCCGCCTCGCCCGCCTGCAGCTATGCGGTGGAAGTCGCGCTCGACGTGGAGCGCGAAGCCGTGGCCCAGCAGGCCGCGTTCAGCGAAGCCTCGCAAACCGACTGGGCCGCCGAGGACCAGCAAGAGCGCTCCGCCCAGGCCATGGGCGAATTCATCAACCAGTGGGTGGGCGGCATCGAGCGCCTGCGCTGGGCGCACATGGAAAAGCCCCTGCGTGCCGCCCAGGGCACGCGCGCACCCGATTACCCGCGCGCGGCCAGCGGCCAGGCCGGCGCGGCCTGGAAGGCCGAATGGGCCGCCCTGCGCGCCCTCACGGTGCAGGCGGACGGCACGCCGCCGGTGCAGCCGGGCCAGGGAGCGGTGCCGCTGGAAACCTACCTGCGCGGGCGGGGGCTGAACCCGCTTGCCGACCGGCTGCGCGAGGTGGCCCTGCGCATCGACGCGGCAATGGCGGCCGTCGCCGGTCCGGATGCCGCTGCGGCCGACGGCCCGCGGGTCCTGCAGGCGGCGAAAGAACTCAGTGCCCTCAAGCGGCTCGCCGAAGCCGATGTGGCGCCGGCCCTGCAGGTCAGCATCGGATTCTCGGATGCGGACGGGGATTGA
- a CDS encoding DUF1513 domain-containing protein: MRTGIDAVGAWSTRGHGFPGGPSRRSALRTLAGIGLAVPLSGTWNGASASGTPLRLAAAWQQENGSYRIGLLEAQPGSGTALRALHALEIPTRAHGLCPLPDGSIVAASRRPGDWLLRWWPGTARDPVWQWTDGQRSFNGHVIASPDARLLLSTETEADTGRSLVVVRDAASLEVRAEWPTQGIDAHELIWDRRAPVYGMPTLIVANGGVPTAPETGRVKRALDTMDSSIVRLHGDTGETLGQWRLGDRRLSLRHLAWNPRADVLGIALQAEHDGQDARAAAPVLALFDGKVLRAAEPAPQGLPGGLRGYGGSIAGLPEGWTVSCPRAQGIAVFDARGRWQRLIPLPEACALAVQDSALWAAGVEQTLENAQGTAPLHHPHGPSLADARVDNHWYPA, encoded by the coding sequence ATGCGGACGGGGATTGACGCAGTGGGCGCATGGAGCACGCGCGGCCATGGCTTCCCGGGCGGGCCTTCGCGGCGATCGGCCCTGCGCACGCTGGCCGGCATCGGCCTTGCCGTGCCGTTGTCCGGTACCTGGAACGGTGCGAGCGCGTCGGGCACGCCCCTGCGGCTCGCGGCCGCCTGGCAGCAGGAGAATGGCAGCTACCGCATCGGACTGCTGGAGGCGCAACCCGGATCCGGCACCGCATTGCGCGCGCTGCATGCGCTGGAGATCCCCACGCGCGCGCACGGCCTGTGCCCGCTGCCCGACGGCAGCATCGTGGCCGCATCGCGCCGCCCGGGCGACTGGCTGCTGCGCTGGTGGCCGGGCACGGCACGCGACCCCGTCTGGCAGTGGACCGACGGCCAGCGCTCGTTCAATGGCCACGTGATCGCGTCACCGGACGCACGGCTGCTGCTCTCCACCGAAACCGAGGCGGACACGGGGCGCAGCCTCGTCGTGGTCCGCGATGCCGCCAGCCTGGAGGTGCGCGCGGAATGGCCCACGCAGGGCATCGATGCGCACGAGCTGATCTGGGACCGGCGAGCGCCGGTGTACGGCATGCCCACCCTGATCGTGGCCAATGGCGGCGTGCCGACGGCCCCCGAGACCGGCCGCGTGAAGCGGGCGCTGGACACCATGGATTCGTCCATCGTGCGGCTGCACGGGGACACGGGCGAAACCCTGGGGCAATGGCGTCTCGGGGACCGCCGCCTGAGCCTGCGCCACCTCGCCTGGAATCCGCGTGCGGACGTACTCGGCATCGCACTGCAAGCCGAGCACGACGGGCAGGACGCGCGCGCGGCGGCACCAGTGCTCGCGCTCTTCGATGGCAAGGTGCTGCGGGCCGCAGAGCCGGCGCCGCAGGGGCTGCCCGGCGGCCTGCGGGGGTACGGAGGCAGCATCGCCGGATTGCCGGAAGGCTGGACCGTCAGCTGCCCCCGCGCCCAGGGCATCGCCGTCTTCGACGCCCGCGGTCGGTGGCAACGGCTCATTCCGCTGCCCGAGGCCTGCGCGCTGGCGGTGCAGGATTCAGCGCTTTGGGCGGCCGGAGTGGAACAGACACTGGAGAATGCGCAGGGCACGGCGCCGCTGCACCACCCCCACGGCCCGTCGCTCGCGGATGCGCGGGTGGACAACCACTGGTACCCCGCCTGA
- a CDS encoding aspartyl/asparaginyl beta-hydroxylase domain-containing protein, which yields MTETTHTPQARHDAATPEFPHARRIACGIDMAAALAEIDALPDAQWCPHFNLAKHNGGWHVAALRGTPRSPLAAAPGEFSADLYQDGAAMAQCPSVRALVAAIAGDAPLKSVRVLRLAPGGTILEHTDPGVGLRDGEARLHLPLRTHDEVFFYVGGERVPMRAGEWWYADFSLPHRVANRGTRERLHLVVDCAATPALHKAIAAGDAGSPLSEAHDPQWQFARFRQEVFGDPALQERLIGIRSREDFAQACVQQGQALGRYFSEAEVLSAMACGRDAWTRQWIV from the coding sequence ATGACCGAGACCACGCACACGCCCCAGGCCCGGCACGACGCCGCCACGCCAGAGTTCCCGCATGCACGGCGCATTGCCTGCGGCATCGACATGGCCGCCGCACTGGCGGAGATCGATGCATTGCCTGACGCCCAGTGGTGCCCGCATTTCAACCTCGCCAAACACAACGGCGGCTGGCATGTGGCCGCACTGCGCGGCACGCCCCGCTCGCCCCTGGCCGCCGCGCCGGGGGAGTTCTCCGCCGACCTCTACCAGGACGGCGCCGCGATGGCGCAGTGCCCGTCCGTGCGCGCGCTGGTGGCCGCCATCGCGGGCGACGCGCCCCTGAAATCGGTACGGGTGCTGCGGCTGGCGCCCGGAGGCACCATCCTCGAACACACCGATCCAGGGGTCGGCCTGCGGGATGGCGAAGCCCGCCTGCACCTGCCGTTGCGCACGCACGACGAGGTGTTCTTCTACGTGGGCGGCGAGCGCGTTCCCATGCGCGCGGGGGAGTGGTGGTACGCCGATTTTTCCCTGCCCCACCGCGTGGCCAACCGGGGAACCCGCGAGCGCCTGCACCTCGTGGTCGATTGCGCGGCCACGCCAGCGCTGCACAAGGCCATCGCCGCGGGAGATGCGGGCTCGCCGCTGTCCGAAGCGCACGACCCGCAATGGCAGTTCGCACGGTTCCGCCAGGAGGTCTTCGGCGATCCGGCGCTGCAGGAACGCCTGATCGGCATCCGCTCGCGCGAGGATTTCGCACAGGCCTGCGTGCAGCAGGGCCAGGCCCTGGGCCGGTATTTTTCCGAGGCGGAGGTCCTGTCCGCCATGGCCTGCGGGCGCGATGCATGGACGCGGCAATGGATCGTCTGA
- a CDS encoding sulfotransferase family protein, producing MDRLNFEGWSPIRLYREPGGELLVDWMRAPPEVTRTPFFADGVQNAMQWPFHQAFRRQTPLADLIGWAQVSPGLQPSGIIFHVSRCGSTLVTQAFAALDDHVALSEPPPLDDLLRAEHRLPGLDPAQALAAARAFASAWAQPSLPGHETRRSHLVIKCDCWDTALAGRIAEAWPGTPWLFLYRDPVEVLVSQMQQRAAYLIPGGPLGVNPADISFDEALRMGPEAYCARSLGSIYAAMVREFRPGRTLLLDYRQLPGAILDAIAPHFGMQPGVQATERMQATFGVHAKNPLHPFTPDAGRKHREAPQRLRELAREWIAPHYDALERLRAEGATLP from the coding sequence ATGGATCGTCTGAATTTCGAGGGCTGGTCGCCCATCCGCCTCTACCGGGAACCGGGCGGCGAACTGCTCGTGGACTGGATGCGCGCACCGCCGGAGGTCACGCGCACGCCCTTCTTCGCCGACGGCGTGCAGAACGCGATGCAGTGGCCGTTCCACCAGGCATTCCGCCGGCAGACACCCCTGGCCGACCTGATCGGCTGGGCGCAGGTCTCGCCGGGCCTGCAGCCGTCGGGCATCATCTTCCACGTCTCGCGCTGCGGCTCGACCCTCGTCACCCAGGCCTTCGCGGCGCTCGATGACCACGTGGCCCTGTCGGAGCCACCGCCGCTGGATGACCTGCTGCGTGCGGAACACCGGCTGCCGGGCCTGGACCCGGCCCAGGCACTCGCCGCTGCGCGGGCCTTCGCGAGCGCATGGGCCCAGCCATCGCTGCCCGGACATGAAACCCGGCGAAGCCACCTCGTCATCAAGTGCGACTGCTGGGACACTGCCCTGGCCGGCCGCATCGCCGAAGCCTGGCCCGGTACGCCGTGGCTTTTCCTCTACCGCGATCCGGTGGAGGTGCTGGTGTCGCAGATGCAGCAGCGCGCGGCGTACCTGATCCCCGGCGGACCGCTCGGCGTCAACCCTGCCGATATCTCCTTCGACGAAGCGCTGCGCATGGGCCCGGAGGCCTATTGCGCGCGCAGCCTGGGCAGCATCTATGCCGCGATGGTCCGGGAATTCCGGCCGGGACGCACGCTGCTGCTCGACTACCGGCAACTGCCCGGGGCGATCCTCGACGCCATCGCGCCGCATTTCGGCATGCAGCCCGGCGTGCAGGCCACCGAACGCATGCAGGCCACCTTCGGCGTGCATGCGAAGAATCCCTTGCATCCCTTCACGCCCGACGCCGGACGCAAGCACCGCGAAGCACCGCAGCGGCTGCGCGAGCTGGCACGGGAATGGATCGCCCCGCACTACGATGCCCTGGAGCGGCTGCGTGCCGAAGGAGCGACACTCCCATGA
- a CDS encoding ABC transporter substrate-binding protein has translation MTLPTPTLARLGRRGFLGASASTAAAAATASAPAAVLAAASAGTGRPSASAAHRTVGVLLPESSRYPTLSAEFLAGLDAGAAASGLASPRWLPLPYGRSVRSALRQARAAVETGTVDALAGWLPMDAAMELAPLLQQRQVPFLASDTGADRLADLSSARSPWLVPHTLALWQSCAALGQEAPRRWGPRAVLCMGLLESGYDFPHEFRAAFEAAGGKVAATHVSGLPDGRPEFDGLRAALKGTPADFVVALYSGRQAERFRAAWRRLGMHRQGSLVGSPVALESPLSESPPAAALQLGTDAGDRLARWQAAAPGGALEAMAPLHGALPEPASQPAAARPRVRSGWTNPYLVT, from the coding sequence ATGACCCTTCCGACCCCCACCCTCGCGCGGCTCGGCCGCCGCGGCTTCCTCGGGGCATCGGCCTCCACCGCCGCAGCCGCCGCCACGGCCAGTGCCCCGGCGGCTGTCCTGGCGGCCGCCTCCGCGGGAACCGGCAGGCCATCCGCCTCCGCGGCGCACCGCACCGTGGGCGTGCTGCTGCCGGAATCGTCCCGCTACCCCACGCTGTCCGCGGAGTTCCTCGCGGGCCTGGACGCCGGGGCCGCCGCCTCCGGCCTGGCATCGCCGCGCTGGCTGCCCCTGCCCTACGGCCGCAGCGTGCGCTCGGCGCTGCGGCAGGCACGCGCCGCCGTGGAAACCGGCACCGTGGATGCACTGGCGGGATGGCTGCCGATGGATGCCGCCATGGAGCTCGCGCCGCTGCTGCAGCAGCGCCAGGTGCCCTTCCTCGCAAGCGATACGGGCGCCGACCGGCTTGCCGACCTCTCTTCCGCGCGGTCACCCTGGTTGGTTCCGCACACGCTTGCGCTGTGGCAATCCTGCGCCGCCCTCGGACAGGAGGCGCCCCGGCGCTGGGGCCCCCGTGCGGTGCTTTGCATGGGCCTGCTCGAAAGCGGATACGACTTTCCGCACGAGTTCCGTGCCGCATTCGAGGCCGCGGGGGGCAAGGTGGCCGCCACCCATGTCTCGGGCCTGCCGGACGGACGACCCGAGTTCGACGGGCTGCGGGCCGCGCTGAAAGGAACGCCAGCCGACTTCGTGGTGGCGCTGTACTCGGGCCGGCAGGCAGAGCGCTTCCGCGCAGCATGGCGGCGCCTCGGCATGCACCGCCAGGGGTCCCTGGTGGGCAGTCCGGTCGCGCTCGAAAGCCCTCTATCCGAATCGCCCCCGGCAGCGGCCCTGCAGTTGGGCACCGATGCAGGGGATCGCCTGGCCCGGTGGCAGGCGGCGGCTCCCGGCGGAGCGCTGGAGGCTATGGCCCCGCTGCATGGTGCTCTCCCGGAACCGGCATCCCAGCCCGCAGCCGCACGCCCGCGCGTGCGCAGTGGCTGGACCAACCCCTATCTCGTGACTTGA
- a CDS encoding phage tail protein has product MALDPFIGEISIFAGNYPPKGWAFCQGQILSIAQNSALFALLGTTYGGNGVTTFALPDLRGRIPLGPGQGLGSPTNYMQGQVGGQETVTLLSNQMPAHVHTASVAVSSSQGNSPAPNGRYLAASDQRNDQYTDQGPDGTLAGVTTNVAGSSMPHENMPPYLCLNFIIALQGVFPSRN; this is encoded by the coding sequence ATGGCACTGGATCCATTCATCGGCGAAATCAGCATTTTCGCCGGCAACTACCCTCCCAAGGGCTGGGCGTTCTGCCAGGGGCAAATCCTGTCCATCGCGCAGAACAGCGCGCTCTTTGCCCTGCTGGGCACGACCTATGGAGGCAACGGCGTGACGACGTTCGCGCTGCCCGACCTGCGGGGGCGGATCCCGCTGGGCCCGGGACAGGGCCTGGGATCGCCGACGAACTACATGCAGGGACAGGTGGGTGGGCAGGAGACAGTGACATTGCTGAGCAACCAGATGCCGGCGCATGTGCACACGGCCTCGGTCGCGGTGAGCAGCAGCCAGGGGAACTCCCCGGCCCCCAACGGCCGCTATCTGGCCGCGTCCGACCAGCGCAATGACCAGTACACCGACCAGGGCCCCGACGGCACCCTGGCTGGCGTCACGACCAACGTCGCCGGAAGCAGCATGCCCCACGAGAACATGCCGCCCTACCTCTGCCTCAATTTCATCATCGCCCTGCAGGGCGTGTTCCCGTCGCGCAACTGA